In Nostoc piscinale CENA21, the genomic stretch AACCAGCTGTGGTAAGTACTGAAGAGAGATAAGCGCAGACAGAACCTTTACCATTTGTCCCCGCAACATGAATCACTGATATCCGCTCATGAGGGTTGCCCAGGTTTGCCAATAGTTTGACAATACGCGACAGTCCCAGATTCACACCAAAATGTTGCAAAGGTTGAAGTAAAGAATCGATATTCACTGGAAGGGGAGTGGGGAGTTGGGAGTGCTGAGTGCTGAGGAGCCAGTGCGTTGGGCGGCTCCGCCGACTTGAAGCAACTGGCGTTGCTGAGTGCTGAGTAATAAACTATTTACTTCTGCCTGCTTACTATTGACAAAACCGACTGCCCAGATTTACCAGAAACAGCCGGTTGTAAGGTGATAATGTAAATTTATATTTATGCTTCTCTGTTCAAAAAGGTTTGAACTTGTCTCAAAGCTGCGGCACCGATGTTAAATAAAGCCCAGCCAGCAGCAACAGCTATAGGAGCTAAAACGATCGCTACACGAAAATCGATATCCATAATTTAGAACCCCTCTGTTAAGTAGAAATTAAAGTTTTATCAACTCTTCTCATTTTTATTTTTAGCCCAAGTGGGCATTTTTTCCAAGATTCTATGTAAAGAAAGATTACAGTAACTCAAGAACTATTCGTTAATCTCCCTTGTCTCCTTTGTCGTCCTTGTCTCCATCTTCCCTTAACTCAGCATAAAAACCAATGTCATCACCTTTCCCCGCATGAACCAAAGCTAACTTTTTGTAACGTTCAGCATGTTCTATCAGTTTGCTGGCTTCGGTGGTGCTGATTTGACGCAATACTTTACCAGGAACGCCGACAACTAAAGATAAAGGCGGTACATCTTTTGTCACAACTGCGCCTGCACCGATAATACTACCACTGCCTACCCTGACCTTATCTAAGACTACTGCCCCAATTCCAATTAAACAGCCGCGCTCAATATAGGCAGAATGTATCACAGCGCGATGTCCAACAGTCACATGATCTTCTAAAATGGTGTGCAACCCAGGATCACCGTGCAGAATGGCTCCATCTTGGATATTTGTGCATTCACCAATCTCAATCCGCTCTACATCTGCTCTGACTACTGCTCCATACCAAATACTGGCTCCGGCTTGGATTGTCACAGCACCTATAACAACAGCGTTGTCTGCAACGAAGGCTGCTAGAGAAAAATCAGGAGATGGCCAGTAAGAAGCGGTAGACACGATAGAATAGGAATATGGTACCCAGGAACACTGGAGAAACTCCAACCTTTGAGAAGCTGGTTCAAAACCAGAATACCATGCTGTTAAACCTCTATACTGAGGAAAACACAGTTTACAATTGTTCTAAACTGCAAGTACGTTTCCGTGCAGTTACGAAAAATTAACTCAAAGTGGAGGAGCCGAAGTGTAAAATCGAACCTAATGGTGCTAATGAAGAAGAAATTATGTTTGTACGCACTTCATGATGAATCCAGGTTTGCAGTACCCAATATTTGGTCACGAAATTCAGTGTCCCCACTGTCGGCAGACTATTCCGGCTTTGACACTTACAGATACCTATCTTTGCCCTCGTCATGGCGCATTTGAAGCCAACCCTAAGACTGAGGAGTTAATTCATCTACAGTCAGGTCGTCATTGGCGCAGATGGAATGGGGAATGGTATAGACAACACACTCATCCTGATGGGATACGGTTTGAAATTCACGAAGCTTTAGACAAACTGTATACCCAAGGCTACCGAGCAACAAAGGTAATTATTGCCAGACGTTATCAGGAATTGATGAGTGGTTATTTAGAACGCAGTACCCCTTGGCGTTCTGGACAGCCAGAGACGACATCGGCGCGACTCTATGGTTTACCAGTAGAATTTAGTCCCGATTCCACAGAAGAACCTTGCTGGGAAGTGATTAATTTCGATTTGGAAAAAGAACCGGGAGTGCCTGTACGCTACCCTTATTTCAGGTTGTTTGAGTAAGACTGAAGTGTGAAGTATGAAGTATGAAGTATGAAATTACTTTAACTATAAAATCTGGAAAAAATTTTTCTAGGTATAAAAAGTGAGTAAGTAAAGAGGATTTCTTAACTTTATCCTTCACACTTTACACTTCATACTTTTTAAAATTATGCACCACGCCTCTATCCGGACTGCGAATATTCATCGCGCGATCGCATTTTATGAATTGTTGGGGTTTACCGTATGTGAACGCTTCACTACAGGCTATACTCTGGCTTGTTGGATGGAAGGATTAGGCGGACGCATTGAACTGATTCAAATTCCCCAACCCAAACCTGCGCCTGATGCGTTTGATGATGAGCATTATGTGGGGTATTATCATTTGTCTTTTGATTTAACGGAACTTACCCCAGATTTACCTAGCTGGTTAATCGATTTAAAAACCAGCTTTGCATTAGCAGCACAAAACCAGCCAGAACAATTATCACCCCTAAAAATCTTGTTAGAACCCACACAGCAGCAAATAGGCGATCACATTTGGGAAGTTGCCTTCATTGCAGATAGTGATGGTCTACCCTTAGAATTTATTCGGACTTTAACTAAACTCGGTTAAATCAGCTTATATCTTTATATACTTTTTGTTATTAGTCTAATTTCTTCTTGGTGGTGTCGCTGATTTCAGTGTTCTCTAAGAAAGAATAGACTGTTATTCATGGCGCTGATCAATGTGTATTTTAATTTAATAAACACATCTACCAAAAAATGTCTCTGTTTTTTATAGGGTATAGATATCGTTGGTCATTTTTATTTTTAAGTCTGTGGATAATCACAGTATTTTGTTTAAGTGATCAACCTGCTGACAGCAAGTATACAGCTACAATCCAATCTGAAAATATTCAAACACAATTGATTGCAACTCATATAAATAACTCAAAAATTACCGCCAATGTCCGTAAAACAGTATTAGAAAATGGTCTGACTGTTTTAACAAAAGAAGTGCATACCGCACCAGTTATCAGTGTGCAGATGTGGTACAAAGTTGGTTCACGCTATGAAGCACCAGGAACAAACGGGATTGCACATCAACTTGAACACATGATGTTCAAAGGTACAAAAAATCGTCCCGTACAGTTTGCGAGATTATTTAGTGCTTTAGGTAGCGACTCCAACGCTTTTACTAGTTATGACCAAACAGCTTATTACAGCACTGTAGAACGGGAAAAACTCAACGCACTGCTAGTTTTAGAAGCCGATAGAATGCAAAATTCTCTGATTGAACCAGAACAACTAGCAACGGAAAAACGAGTAGTAATTTCAGAATTACAAGGTTACGAGAATAGTCCTGAATATCGCCTCAACCGTGCTGTTATGCAAGCTTTATTTCCCAATCACGCTTATGGATTACCTGTGGGTGGGAACAAAGCAGATGTCGAAAAATTTCAAGTTGAGCAAGTCAGGGAATATTATCGCAAATTTTACACTCCTGATAATGCGGTATTAGTAATTGTGGGAGATTTCCAAACGAGTAAAACTTTAGAAACTGTCAAAGAAATATTTGGAAAATTACCGAAGAGGCAGGAGGCAGGAGACAGGAGGCAGGAGACAGGAGGCAGGAGGCAGGAGGCGGAAGTAAATAGTTTATTACTCAGCACTCAGCAACGCCAGTTGCTTCAAGTCGGCGGAGCCGCCCAACGCACTGGCTCCTCAGCACTCAGCACTCAGCACTCAGCACTTAGTACTCCCCTAATCTTACGAGAACAGGGAGCCGCATCGATGCTGCAAGTGGTTTATCCACTACCGAATTTGCATCACCCAGATATTCCTGCTTTGGAAGTGCTGGATTATATTTTGACAGAGGGAAGGAACTCACGACTTTATCAGGCTTTGGTGGAATCTGGATTAGCAAGTGAAGTGACTGCTTCGGTTTCTAGCTTGCAAGAGGCTGGCTGGTATGAGTTGTTAGTGACAGCGGATGATCATCAAGATTTGAAGAAGATTGAAAAAATACTAAATCGTGCGATCGCTAATTTAATACAAAAAGGAGTGAAGCCGGAAGAATTAACCAGGGCTAAAATGCAGGTAGAAGCTGGGGTGATTTTGAGTAATCGAGATATCACCAGCCAAGCTATGCAATTAGCTAATGATGAAATAACTGCTGGTGACTATCGCTATACTGACAGCTATTTAGCTGCTGTTAGTCAAGTAACAGGCGCAGATATTGTCAATGTAGCCAAAAAATATCTCCAACCAGAAACCCGTGTTGTTGGCTTATTTCAGCCAACTGAGCAGAATACAACGGAAACGGGTAAAAAATTAAACTTAAATCAAACTACAGAAAATTTATCTGCTACTGCTACACCTTTGGCTATTTCAGAGATAGATAAATATTTACCACCCCTAGAAGAAACAACAGATATTGTTAAAAAAAGTCTCCCACGACGCAAGTCAAAAAAAATTCTACTCTGGCGTTACCAGAGCAATTTAGTTTAGCGAACGGTTTAAAAGTATTACTATTACCCGATAAAAGTACACCCACAGTAACTTTAAACGGTCACATCAAAGCCGGAAAAGAATTTGATGTGGAACATCAAGCAGGATTAGCATCTTTGGTTGCTGATAACTTAATGAGCGGGACAAAAAGCAAAAATGCTTTAACTCTGGCGAAAGCTTTAGAAGACAGAGGCGCATCGTTGGATTTTACAGCT encodes the following:
- a CDS encoding M16 family metallopeptidase; this translates as MSLFFIGYRYRWSFLFLSLWIITVFCLSDQPADSKYTATIQSENIQTQLIATHINNSKITANVRKTVLENGLTVLTKEVHTAPVISVQMWYKVGSRYEAPGTNGIAHQLEHMMFKGTKNRPVQFARLFSALGSDSNAFTSYDQTAYYSTVEREKLNALLVLEADRMQNSLIEPEQLATEKRVVISELQGYENSPEYRLNRAVMQALFPNHAYGLPVGGNKADVEKFQVEQVREYYRKFYTPDNAVLVIVGDFQTSKTLETVKEIFGKLPKRQEAGDRRQETGGRRQEAEVNSLLLSTQQRQLLQVGGAAQRTGSSALSTQHSALSTPLILREQGAASMLQVVYPLPNLHHPDIPALEVLDYILTEGRNSRLYQALVESGLASEVTASVSSLQEAGWYELLVTADDHQDLKKIEKILNRAIANLIQKGVKPEELTRAKMQVEAGVILSNRDITSQAMQLANDEITAGDYRYTDSYLAAVSQVTGADIVNVAKKYLQPETRVVGLFQPTEQNTTETGKKLNLNQTTENLSATATPLAISEIDKYLPPLEETTDIVKKSLPRRKSKKILLWRYQSNLV
- a CDS encoding photosystem II protein Y; its protein translation is MDIDFRVAIVLAPIAVAAGWALFNIGAAALRQVQTFLNREA
- a CDS encoding gamma carbonic anhydrase family protein translates to MSTASYWPSPDFSLAAFVADNAVVIGAVTIQAGASIWYGAVVRADVERIEIGECTNIQDGAILHGDPGLHTILEDHVTVGHRAVIHSAYIERGCLIGIGAVVLDKVRVGSGSIIGAGAVVTKDVPPLSLVVGVPGKVLRQISTTEASKLIEHAERYKKLALVHAGKGDDIGFYAELREDGDKDDKGDKGD
- a CDS encoding VOC family protein produces the protein MHHASIRTANIHRAIAFYELLGFTVCERFTTGYTLACWMEGLGGRIELIQIPQPKPAPDAFDDEHYVGYYHLSFDLTELTPDLPSWLIDLKTSFALAAQNQPEQLSPLKILLEPTQQQIGDHIWEVAFIADSDGLPLEFIRTLTKLG